One genomic segment of Methanolacinia paynteri includes these proteins:
- a CDS encoding chemotaxis protein CheW — protein MALIDVVVFEIGGTLYALDIHLAREIVEMMPITPVPRAPPHIAGIINLRGEITNILNLNRILNLPEHENEETQKIIVLMPDASGGSNVGIIVDNVRSVIQVEEENIESMDNSFSKEAFVKGIIKEKTEDSGAAGKTDLIIWLDMNLILAGLNIENL, from the coding sequence ATGGCATTAATAGATGTTGTTGTTTTTGAGATAGGAGGAACGCTTTACGCACTGGATATTCATCTCGCAAGAGAGATCGTGGAGATGATGCCTATTACACCAGTTCCGAGGGCTCCACCACATATAGCGGGCATTATCAACCTCAGGGGTGAGATTACAAACATTCTCAACCTGAACAGGATACTAAATCTTCCCGAGCACGAGAACGAAGAGACCCAGAAGATAATCGTTCTCATGCCCGATGCGTCAGGCGGATCGAATGTAGGCATCATCGTCGACAATGTCCGCAGCGTCATCCAGGTCGAGGAAGAAAATATCGAGAGTATGGACAACTCTTTTTCAAAGGAAGCGTTTGTCAAGGGCATAATCAAAGAGAAGACAGAAGACTCGGGCGCAGCAGGCAAGACGGATCTCATAATCTGGCTTGATATGAACCTGATTCTTGCCGGTTTAAATATCGAAAACCTGTAA
- the thsA gene encoding thermosome subunit alpha, which yields MLAGQPIIILRDNVDVTSGREAQHSNIMACKAIASAVRTTLGPRGMDKMLVSPSGDVVITNDGATILHEISVEHPAAKMMISVAEAQDDEVGDGTTTSCILIGELMEEAERLFAKKIHPTVVANGYTLAMEKALEILNENAIESKGEDKELLVKVANTAVTGKSIEMMKEKISSIVVDAVLAVAEKDENGKYTVDEDDVKIKTVVGDSLEEAELLSGFMIDKTRCDEGMPKKVTNAKVALLAQPLEIKKTETKSKIKITTSEQMEAFSDSEKAKLKEYADLIVASGANVVLCQKGIADAVQYHLSHAGILAIQDVPEKDMKSFSRALHGTIVNSVKDLDESVFGNAESVEEMKDIKATKFTGCKNGKIVTILLKGSNQIFVDELERAAYDAARVVMDALEDGKYVVGAGAIDAELCLGLRSYAATVGGRTQLAIDAFANIFEAIPNTLAENSGLDPIDILVDLKSAHANGEKYAGINVFTGKIVNMYDEGVIEPMRVKRQAIQSAAETAALLIRVDDMMVSKSAAQMNR from the coding sequence ATGTTAGCTGGACAGCCCATTATAATTTTACGCGATAATGTCGACGTTACAAGCGGAAGGGAGGCGCAGCACTCGAATATCATGGCCTGCAAAGCCATTGCAAGTGCTGTCCGCACGACCCTCGGTCCCCGCGGAATGGACAAGATGCTCGTATCCCCGTCGGGAGATGTGGTAATCACAAACGACGGTGCAACTATTCTTCATGAGATTTCGGTAGAGCACCCTGCAGCTAAGATGATGATCTCGGTTGCAGAGGCCCAGGACGACGAGGTAGGAGACGGCACTACGACATCCTGTATTCTCATCGGCGAACTCATGGAAGAGGCGGAAAGACTCTTTGCAAAGAAAATCCACCCGACCGTTGTTGCAAACGGTTACACTCTTGCAATGGAGAAGGCACTCGAAATTCTTAACGAAAACGCGATCGAGTCCAAAGGAGAGGACAAGGAACTTCTTGTAAAGGTTGCAAACACGGCCGTTACAGGCAAGTCGATCGAGATGATGAAGGAGAAGATCTCCTCGATCGTTGTCGATGCCGTGCTCGCTGTTGCAGAAAAGGACGAGAACGGGAAATACACAGTCGACGAGGACGATGTAAAGATCAAGACGGTCGTAGGCGACAGTCTCGAAGAGGCTGAGCTTCTCTCCGGGTTTATGATCGACAAGACACGCTGCGACGAGGGAATGCCGAAGAAGGTCACGAACGCAAAGGTCGCACTTCTCGCCCAGCCTCTTGAGATAAAGAAGACCGAGACGAAGTCGAAGATCAAGATCACAACCTCCGAGCAGATGGAAGCATTTTCGGACAGCGAGAAGGCGAAGCTGAAGGAGTATGCAGATCTGATCGTTGCATCCGGTGCAAATGTGGTTCTCTGCCAGAAGGGAATCGCCGACGCAGTCCAGTACCACCTTTCCCATGCAGGAATCCTTGCAATTCAGGACGTACCCGAGAAGGACATGAAGTCTTTCTCCCGTGCACTTCACGGAACGATCGTCAACTCGGTAAAGGATCTCGACGAATCGGTCTTCGGAAACGCCGAGAGCGTCGAGGAGATGAAAGATATCAAGGCGACGAAGTTTACCGGGTGCAAAAACGGGAAGATCGTCACGATCCTCCTGAAGGGCTCCAACCAGATCTTCGTCGACGAACTCGAGCGTGCGGCCTATGATGCAGCTCGTGTCGTGATGGATGCACTTGAGGACGGGAAGTATGTTGTCGGCGCCGGAGCAATCGACGCTGAACTCTGCCTCGGCCTCCGCTCGTATGCGGCTACGGTCGGCGGAAGGACACAGCTTGCAATCGATGCGTTCGCAAACATCTTCGAGGCGATACCGAACACCCTTGCGGAGAACTCGGGACTCGATCCGATCGACATCCTCGTAGACCTGAAGTCGGCGCATGCGAACGGAGAGAAATACGCAGGAATAAACGTGTTCACCGGAAAGATCGTGAACATGTATGACGAAGGCGTAATAGAGCCGATGCGTGTAAAGAGACAGGCAATCCAGAGTGCGGCAGAGACTGCGGCACTTCTCATCAGGGTAGACGACATGATGGTTTCAAAGTCGGCCGCCCAGATGAACAGATAA
- a CDS encoding PGF-pre-PGF domain-containing protein, with product MFLVFPAFLVFLLLTSMPVSAEVWTLNTTDSIEANISLASPGDTLILNPGTYHQYNITVSKNVTIKSNLSAGGSAGNTIIDAMGSGRIFYDNTTAGHTLTIEGLALTNGSVSDDEGGAICTINGSVEISSSVITNCSALTLGNGGAIYSSSGNVIATSCTFTNCSSNTGGAICAAVVNATSCSFTRCGSSVCLGGAISSDDVTAISCSFTGCFAWSGGGIFSDAVTVRSCNFTDCAVSTYTGSDSKVHLGIGGGISSLDATAESCNFINCTSDCDGGGIYSNTTTVISSTFTGCKAVYDGGGISSLDATVTSCTFTGCYGTGGYSYGGGICSNYDAGGTFLISSSSFTGCRASAGGAVYSELSTVTVTSCTFTNCRGIDSGGAILSMDNNYLTISSCTFTGCSALNYAGAILSDTDYTTYATITSSDFTNCSAEKMFGGVIYANYSISAIQYCRIYDCNAGTAVVMEDGTMDAENNWWGTNSDPSGYTKALSGGPVDVSPWLVLGVSSSPSSITAGGSSTVIADLTRNSADEDTSSGGYVPDGIPVTFSLSGGPGSLSSLSGVTASGISSTTYSSSSAGTATVAATVDVQTFNCTVLVNSGGGSSSGGNGGSNTDTGTGFAEDLKAGENVSLEMNKGAVYRVALTAETDIEKLMITVRKDSYVPSSVGEPDTDVYEYEEVALYYADESDLSDLTFYFKVKKSWPASNGYGYGDVVMLRFNEETDEWEELTTTFTGEDGTYYYYSAETPSFSWFAIAIFEDATIIPEGKETEIATQAATFVNTPPSSIATAASTTSPGNSSIAEGGKSLTSLAIPPLAVILVIIAVIGLVSRKKKDEYPGWWDHGRR from the coding sequence GTGTTTCTGGTCTTTCCTGCTTTCCTTGTATTTCTGTTGTTGACGTCGATGCCCGTATCGGCCGAAGTATGGACGCTGAATACAACAGACTCGATCGAGGCTAATATCTCGCTTGCATCTCCGGGAGACACTCTTATCCTGAATCCGGGAACATATCATCAGTACAATATCACCGTTTCAAAGAACGTCACAATAAAGTCAAATCTCTCCGCGGGGGGGAGTGCGGGGAACACGATAATCGATGCGATGGGTTCAGGCAGGATATTTTATGATAACACTACGGCCGGCCATACGCTCACAATCGAGGGTCTGGCACTGACGAACGGAAGCGTTTCTGACGACGAAGGCGGAGCGATCTGCACGATCAACGGCAGTGTCGAGATCTCGTCTTCGGTCATAACCAACTGTTCGGCGCTGACTTTGGGAAATGGCGGTGCGATCTACTCGTCAAGCGGCAACGTTATCGCAACGTCCTGCACGTTTACTAACTGCTCGTCGAATACCGGGGGTGCAATATGTGCTGCGGTCGTTAATGCGACGTCATGCAGTTTTACACGGTGCGGATCATCGGTCTGCCTGGGCGGTGCAATCTCATCGGATGACGTGACCGCGATATCGTGCAGTTTCACCGGCTGTTTTGCATGGTCCGGCGGGGGGATCTTTTCCGATGCGGTAACGGTCCGGTCTTGTAATTTCACAGACTGTGCTGTAAGTACTTACACCGGCAGTGATTCTAAGGTTCACCTTGGTATAGGCGGCGGGATATCCTCACTGGACGCGACCGCAGAGTCCTGTAATTTCATCAATTGCACTTCTGATTGCGACGGCGGCGGAATATATTCTAACACCACTACCGTTATCTCCAGTACTTTCACCGGTTGTAAGGCGGTCTATGACGGTGGCGGGATCTCTTCCCTCGATGCGACAGTAACCTCCTGTACCTTCACCGGCTGTTATGGCACGGGCGGCTATAGTTATGGCGGGGGCATCTGCTCCAACTATGATGCCGGGGGTACTTTCCTGATCTCCTCCTCTTCCTTTACCGGTTGCCGGGCAAGTGCCGGTGGTGCAGTGTATTCGGAATTATCCACTGTCACCGTTACTTCATGCACTTTTACCAATTGCAGGGGAATCGATTCCGGCGGTGCGATCTTATCAATGGACAACAATTATCTTACTATCAGCTCCTGCACCTTTACCGGCTGTTCGGCGTTGAATTATGCCGGAGCAATCCTTTCGGATACTGATTATACAACCTATGCCACAATCACGTCCTCCGACTTCACGAACTGTTCGGCAGAAAAAATGTTTGGGGGTGTAATCTATGCCAATTACAGTATTTCCGCTATTCAATATTGCAGGATATATGACTGCAATGCCGGGACAGCGGTTGTGATGGAGGACGGAACCATGGATGCAGAGAATAACTGGTGGGGAACGAACTCGGACCCGTCCGGTTACACGAAGGCGTTAAGCGGAGGACCGGTCGATGTTTCCCCGTGGCTTGTTCTCGGTGTCTCCTCTTCGCCTTCGTCGATAACAGCAGGCGGCTCATCCACCGTCATTGCGGACCTGACCCGAAATTCGGCGGACGAAGATACCTCTTCAGGTGGATATGTTCCGGACGGAATCCCGGTTACGTTCAGCCTTTCTGGCGGTCCGGGAAGCCTTTCGTCACTTTCAGGTGTCACTGCATCGGGTATTTCATCGACAACGTATTCGTCGTCATCCGCCGGAACGGCGACAGTCGCCGCGACTGTAGACGTGCAGACGTTTAACTGCACGGTACTGGTAAACTCCGGAGGGGGATCATCGTCCGGCGGGAACGGAGGGTCTAACACCGATACAGGCACAGGTTTCGCTGAAGACCTGAAGGCAGGTGAAAACGTCTCGCTGGAGATGAACAAAGGTGCGGTTTACAGGGTGGCTCTAACCGCAGAAACGGATATTGAAAAACTTATGATAACGGTCCGAAAAGACAGTTATGTCCCGTCTTCTGTCGGAGAACCCGATACGGATGTCTACGAGTACGAGGAAGTAGCTCTCTACTATGCGGATGAATCTGATCTCTCCGATCTGACGTTTTACTTCAAGGTAAAGAAGAGCTGGCCGGCATCGAACGGATATGGTTACGGAGATGTCGTGATGCTGCGTTTCAACGAAGAAACGGATGAATGGGAGGAACTTACTACAACGTTCACCGGTGAAGACGGGACGTACTATTATTACAGTGCCGAAACTCCGTCATTCTCGTGGTTTGCAATTGCCATATTCGAGGATGCGACCATAATCCCGGAGGGAAAAGAGACTGAGATCGCTACGCAGGCCGCAACATTTGTAAATACCCCCCCATCTTCAATCGCAACAGCTGCGTCTACAACTTCACCCGGCAATTCTTCTATTGCCGAAGGGGGGAAATCCCTGACTTCGCTTGCCATCCCGCCACTTGCCGTTATCCTGGTAATAATAGCCGTTATTGGGCTTGTAAGCCGCAAAAAGAAGGATGAATATCCAGGATGGTGGGATCACGGGCGGAGATGA
- the msrA gene encoding peptide-methionine (S)-S-oxide reductase MsrA produces the protein MSEETAVFAGGCFWHVEEAFGKVRGVIRTRVGYTGGKLDNPCYEDVCTGNTGHAEAVEVTFAPEAVSYRDLLKEFFNMHDPTTLNKQGPDVGTQYRSAIFCRDELQKNEAENFVRELEDESRFGGKEIVTEVVPLGKFWEAEEYHQKYLFKIRNQGVNPECRVDLGKRE, from the coding sequence ATGTCAGAGGAGACAGCAGTGTTTGCCGGAGGATGCTTCTGGCACGTCGAAGAGGCCTTCGGGAAGGTTAGGGGAGTAATCAGGACCCGTGTAGGGTATACGGGCGGGAAACTCGACAACCCGTGTTACGAGGACGTTTGCACAGGAAATACCGGGCACGCGGAAGCAGTTGAGGTCACATTCGCACCCGAAGCCGTATCATACAGGGACCTCCTTAAAGAATTCTTCAATATGCACGACCCGACGACGCTCAACAAACAGGGGCCCGATGTCGGGACGCAGTACAGGTCTGCGATCTTCTGCAGGGACGAACTCCAGAAGAACGAGGCGGAGAATTTCGTAAGGGAGCTCGAAGATGAAAGCAGGTTCGGTGGAAAAGAGATCGTCACCGAGGTAGTCCCTCTCGGGAAGTTCTGGGAGGCGGAGGAATACCACCAGAAGTATCTCTTCAAGATAAGAAACCAGGGTGTAAACCCGGAGTGCCGGGTGGATCTCGGGAAGAGGGAGTAA
- a CDS encoding quaternary amine ABC transporter ATP-binding protein yields MDIPKEDNIGDNKKVKVEARNLVKIFGPRPEAALEMLEEGRSKKEIMEATQQNIALNNVSFEVYEGEIFVLMGLSGCGKSTLLRCLNRLVEPTSGEILVDGENIREMNEEELREFRRNKIGMIFQGFALLPHRTVLDNVAFPLEIQGIPIEERHQKAEKAISLVGLEGYENSMPSELSGGMQQRVGLARALAGDCDILLMDEAFSALDPMIRREMQDELLDLQDRVNKTIIFVSHDLDEALKLGDRIALMKDGGIVQVGTAEDILTNPETKYVEKFVEDVDMAKVLSAKDVMKRPEPLVSVSSGPNNALHLMEEYGISSVFAVSKHRIYEGLVLVDDATEAKKSGLGLEGIIKRDIPSVSPDTPVTEIIPLVAESGIPIPVLDDEQKIKGIIIKGSVLAALSRMEV; encoded by the coding sequence ATGGACATACCGAAAGAAGATAACATAGGAGATAACAAGAAAGTCAAGGTCGAAGCCCGGAACCTTGTAAAAATATTCGGCCCGAGGCCTGAAGCGGCGCTCGAAATGCTGGAGGAAGGAAGATCGAAGAAAGAGATCATGGAAGCGACGCAGCAGAACATTGCGCTCAACAATGTCTCGTTCGAGGTATATGAAGGCGAGATCTTCGTCCTCATGGGGCTTTCGGGATGCGGCAAATCGACACTTTTAAGGTGCTTAAACCGCCTTGTCGAGCCGACATCAGGTGAAATCCTCGTGGACGGGGAGAACATCCGGGAGATGAACGAGGAAGAGCTCCGGGAGTTCCGGAGAAACAAGATCGGGATGATCTTCCAGGGTTTTGCACTTCTCCCTCACAGGACTGTTCTCGACAACGTCGCGTTCCCGCTCGAAATCCAGGGAATTCCAATTGAAGAGAGGCACCAGAAGGCCGAAAAGGCGATAAGTCTCGTAGGGCTTGAAGGCTACGAAAACAGCATGCCCTCCGAGCTTTCCGGCGGAATGCAGCAGCGTGTCGGACTTGCAAGAGCTCTTGCGGGTGACTGCGACATTCTCCTGATGGACGAAGCGTTCAGTGCCCTCGATCCCATGATAAGAAGGGAGATGCAGGACGAACTTCTCGACCTGCAGGACAGGGTGAACAAGACAATAATTTTCGTGAGCCACGACCTTGACGAGGCGCTGAAGCTCGGCGACAGGATAGCGCTTATGAAGGACGGGGGCATAGTGCAGGTGGGAACCGCCGAGGATATCCTTACTAACCCCGAGACGAAATACGTCGAAAAGTTCGTCGAAGATGTCGACATGGCAAAAGTGCTCTCGGCAAAGGATGTGATGAAGAGGCCCGAGCCGCTTGTTTCAGTCTCGTCCGGTCCGAACAATGCCCTTCACCTGATGGAGGAATACGGGATATCGAGCGTATTCGCGGTCTCGAAGCACAGGATATATGAAGGGCTCGTGCTTGTCGACGATGCGACTGAGGCGAAAAAAAGCGGCCTCGGTCTCGAAGGCATAATCAAACGGGATATCCCGTCCGTCAGCCCCGACACACCGGTCACGGAGATCATCCCCCTGGTGGCGGAGTCGGGAATACCTATCCCGGTCCTCGATGACGAACAAAAAATAAAGGGAATAATCATCAAGGGATCGGTTCTCGCCGCCCTTTCGAGGATGGAGGTCTGA
- a CDS encoding ABC transporter permease has product MAGDSYAIFPKIPLGEAVEYIVDWIDTYFGWLLDAISFVLDVFISAIKDLLLFIPSFIIILILAAAGWYVSNKDWKMPVLIAAGLLLIQNLRLWPESMETLALVISSTFVALLIAIPTGIAASRSDAFDSMLRPFLDFMQTMPSFVYLIPAVIFFGLGDVPGMIATVIFAMPPAIRLTNLGIRQIPKELNEVADSFGATPNQKLIKVQLPVAMPTIMAGVNQCIMLALSMTVIASMIAAGGLGLNVLTGIQRVDIGMGFEAGLAIVIIAIILDRLSQNLIKTTA; this is encoded by the coding sequence ATGGCAGGCGATTCATATGCGATCTTTCCGAAGATTCCACTGGGCGAGGCGGTTGAGTACATCGTCGACTGGATCGACACTTACTTCGGGTGGCTTCTCGACGCGATAAGTTTTGTTCTTGACGTTTTCATATCCGCAATCAAGGACCTTCTGCTCTTCATACCCTCTTTCATCATCATACTCATCCTTGCGGCGGCGGGCTGGTATGTATCGAACAAAGACTGGAAGATGCCGGTTCTTATCGCGGCAGGGCTTCTTTTAATCCAGAACCTTCGTCTCTGGCCTGAATCGATGGAGACTCTTGCCCTCGTCATCTCGTCGACTTTCGTCGCTCTTCTGATCGCGATTCCGACTGGGATCGCCGCATCGAGAAGCGATGCATTCGACAGCATGCTACGGCCTTTCCTGGATTTCATGCAGACGATGCCGTCTTTCGTCTACCTGATCCCCGCCGTAATCTTCTTCGGGCTCGGGGATGTTCCCGGCATGATCGCAACGGTCATATTCGCGATGCCGCCTGCAATAAGGCTGACGAATCTCGGAATCAGGCAGATCCCGAAAGAGCTGAACGAAGTGGCGGATTCTTTCGGTGCGACACCAAACCAGAAACTTATCAAGGTCCAGCTTCCGGTAGCAATGCCGACGATCATGGCGGGCGTGAACCAGTGCATTATGCTTGCCCTGTCGATGACGGTCATCGCCTCGATGATTGCCGCCGGGGGTCTCGGCCTGAACGTCCTTACCGGAATCCAGAGGGTCGATATAGGGATGGGTTTCGAGGCAGGACTTGCCATCGTGATCATCGCGATTATACTCGACAGGCTCTCCCAGAACCTGATCAAAACAACGGCCTGA
- a CDS encoding glycine betaine ABC transporter substrate-binding protein: MTGKFKAIGLIILVLFAFTLFAGCTGNDTGQTGEQTTATTPTPTTGTESKGEVSIGYVLWDSEIASTNVLKQAFEKAGYDVELYAVDAGPLYQALADGDVDCSVSAWLPSTQANYWDTYGNDIDLVGRNMEGTKIGLVVPTYVTIDSIEELNGVADQFDSTITGIEPGAGIMQNTEEAIDEYSLDYTLLSSSSAGMTAELAKAYKDEDWIVVTGWTPHWMFSRYDLKYLDDPKEVYGGDEYIATLARQGLKEDKPEVYAILQNFNWTADDMSSVMLDIEGGASEDEAAAAWIEANENTVNGWIS; encoded by the coding sequence ATGACTGGTAAATTTAAAGCAATAGGACTTATAATTTTGGTATTGTTCGCTTTTACGCTCTTTGCAGGGTGTACGGGAAACGATACGGGACAGACCGGAGAACAGACAACTGCGACTACGCCCACTCCAACGACGGGAACAGAGAGCAAGGGTGAAGTGAGCATTGGTTACGTACTCTGGGATTCCGAGATTGCAAGCACGAACGTGTTGAAGCAGGCGTTCGAGAAGGCCGGATACGATGTCGAGCTCTATGCAGTGGATGCAGGGCCGCTTTACCAGGCGCTTGCCGACGGAGATGTGGACTGTTCGGTCTCCGCATGGCTTCCTTCGACCCAGGCAAACTACTGGGACACATACGGTAACGACATCGATCTCGTCGGAAGGAACATGGAAGGAACGAAGATCGGCCTTGTGGTCCCGACGTATGTCACCATCGATTCGATCGAAGAGCTGAATGGTGTCGCGGATCAGTTTGACAGCACGATCACCGGTATCGAGCCGGGTGCGGGAATCATGCAGAATACAGAGGAGGCGATTGACGAATACAGCCTCGATTACACTCTTCTTTCGAGCAGCAGTGCGGGAATGACCGCAGAGCTTGCGAAGGCCTACAAGGACGAGGACTGGATCGTGGTTACCGGGTGGACCCCGCACTGGATGTTTTCAAGATATGATCTCAAGTACCTCGATGACCCGAAAGAAGTTTACGGGGGCGACGAGTATATCGCAACCCTTGCAAGACAGGGACTGAAAGAGGACAAGCCGGAAGTCTACGCGATTCTTCAGAACTTCAACTGGACTGCGGACGATATGTCGTCTGTGATGCTCGATATCGAGGGCGGAGCTTCGGAGGACGAGGCTGCGGCTGCATGGATCGAGGCGAACGAGAACACCGTGAACGGCTGGATCTCCTGA
- a CDS encoding ubiquitin family protein encodes MKCRVHFKRESKDIEYEFYEGEKLSEMLLSFGLIPDTVIILLDSRPVPEDEYIAEAEYVIMETASRG; translated from the coding sequence ATGAAGTGCAGAGTCCATTTCAAAAGGGAATCGAAAGATATCGAATACGAATTTTACGAAGGCGAAAAACTCTCTGAGATGCTTCTCTCCTTCGGCCTCATCCCCGACACCGTAATAATCCTTTTAGACAGCCGCCCCGTTCCCGAGGACGAATACATAGCCGAAGCCGAATACGTTATAATGGAAACAGCTTCGAGAGGCTAA